A window of Myxococcales bacterium contains these coding sequences:
- a CDS encoding M20/M25/M40 family metallo-hydrolase gives MPGKSYVGPVAGTPEEERLAKELEADVVALAGTIGARNVELEGTLQRAEKQVTARFTELGYAPQRLGYDIGIRNVANLEVSIPGGARQKEIVVVGAHYDSAYDAPGADDNASGVAGLFALAKAFAKTKPERTLRFVAFVNEEPPRFWTEKMGSLVYAKACRARDEDVVGMLSLETIGYFRTEAGTQKYPPPLSFFYPDRADFIGFVGNTSSRSLTRNVLQVFRGAVDMPSEGAALPAFIAGVGWSDQWSFWQAGYPGVMVTDTAPFRNPNYHKVTDTPATLDYVRLARVVRGLEAVVRSLAVVP, from the coding sequence ATGCCGGGCAAGAGCTACGTCGGCCCCGTCGCGGGCACGCCCGAAGAAGAGCGCCTCGCGAAGGAGCTCGAGGCCGACGTCGTCGCGCTCGCGGGCACCATCGGGGCGAGGAACGTCGAGCTCGAGGGCACGCTCCAGCGCGCCGAGAAGCAGGTGACCGCGCGCTTCACCGAGCTCGGCTACGCGCCCCAGCGCCTCGGCTACGACATCGGCATTCGAAACGTCGCGAACCTCGAGGTGTCGATCCCCGGGGGCGCGCGGCAGAAAGAGATCGTGGTCGTCGGCGCCCACTACGACTCGGCCTACGACGCGCCCGGGGCGGACGACAACGCGAGCGGCGTGGCCGGTCTCTTCGCGCTCGCCAAGGCCTTCGCCAAGACGAAGCCCGAGCGCACCCTCCGCTTCGTCGCGTTCGTGAACGAAGAGCCGCCCCGCTTCTGGACCGAGAAGATGGGCAGCCTCGTCTACGCGAAGGCGTGCCGCGCCCGCGACGAGGACGTCGTCGGCATGCTCAGCCTCGAGACGATCGGCTACTTTCGCACCGAGGCAGGTACCCAGAAGTACCCGCCACCCTTGAGCTTTTTCTACCCCGACAGGGCCGACTTCATCGGCTTCGTGGGCAACACGTCGTCGCGCTCGCTCACACGGAACGTGCTCCAGGTGTTCCGCGGCGCGGTCGACATGCCGTCCGAGGGGGCGGCGCTCCCCGCGTTCATCGCCGGCGTCGGGTGGAGCGACCAGTGGTCGTTCTGGCAGGCCGGGTACCCGGGCGTCATGGTCACCGACACGGCGCCCTTCCGGAACCCGAACTACCACAAGGTCACCGACACCCCGGCCACGCTCGACTACGTACGCCTCGCGCGGGTCGTGCGCGGGCTCGAGGCCGTCGTGCGCTCGCTCGCCGTCGTGCCTTGA
- a CDS encoding DUF952 domain-containing protein yields MRWLYHALPRHEATAVLSGQGPLVPASLATEGFVHTSYRDVARASAELYVGGDAVVLAIDPRRLGLRVEIAETPRGPMPHVMGPVPRGAIQGALELSELASADDHVKGTRFGFVAFEGMTLLDLVGALDPISRLASMGFDPTSTCEVVAGTPRAVVWSGSAASLSVTRVRPDLTDFDVLVVPGGPGARALADDAGFLAWLGTFPRERLATSVCTGSLLWAAEGRLCGKRATTHASARDTLEALGATWEPGARVVSDPPLVSAAGVTAALDLGLALAHAFGGDEALERISRQMELPEGYPRARLT; encoded by the coding sequence ATGCGCTGGCTCTACCACGCGTTGCCTCGCCACGAGGCCACGGCGGTGCTCTCGGGGCAAGGTCCGCTCGTGCCGGCATCGCTCGCGACCGAGGGCTTCGTCCACACGTCGTACCGTGACGTGGCGCGCGCCTCGGCCGAGCTCTACGTCGGCGGGGACGCCGTGGTGCTCGCGATCGATCCGAGGCGCCTCGGGCTCCGCGTCGAGATCGCCGAGACACCCCGCGGCCCGATGCCCCACGTCATGGGCCCTGTCCCTCGGGGCGCGATCCAGGGGGCGCTCGAGCTCTCGGAGCTCGCCTCCGCCGACGATCACGTGAAAGGTACACGTTTCGGGTTCGTCGCGTTCGAGGGCATGACGCTGCTCGATCTCGTCGGAGCGCTCGACCCGATCTCGCGGCTCGCGAGCATGGGCTTCGATCCGACGTCCACCTGCGAGGTCGTCGCGGGTACGCCGCGGGCGGTGGTGTGGTCGGGCAGCGCCGCATCGCTGTCGGTCACGCGCGTGCGCCCGGACCTCACCGACTTCGACGTGCTCGTCGTCCCCGGAGGGCCCGGGGCACGCGCGCTCGCGGACGACGCGGGCTTCCTCGCCTGGCTCGGGACCTTCCCGCGAGAGCGGCTCGCCACGTCGGTGTGCACGGGGAGCCTGCTCTGGGCCGCGGAGGGGCGTCTCTGCGGAAAACGCGCGACGACCCACGCCTCCGCGCGTGACACGCTTGAAGCGCTCGGCGCCACGTGGGAGCCCGGGGCCCGCGTGGTCTCGGATCCACCCTTGGTATCGGCCGCGGGAGTGACCGCGGCGCTCGACTTGGGCCTCGCGCTCGCGCACGCGTTCGGGGGCGACGAGGCCCTCGAACGCATCTCGCGTCAGATGGAGCTCCCCGAGGGTTACCCGCGCGCGCGGCTCACGTGA
- a CDS encoding MFS transporter: protein MILPPRNYSIYLLSRAAGILGYQVLSVVIGWHVYALTGRALDLGYVGLAQFVPAFALSLVTGQVVDRFDRRAIVVVCLVVEALTSALLLAAIGSGGTHGLRTVYGLLVVFGTARAFAGPASQALAPNLVPRALVPRAVAWSSTVWQLSTIGGPALGGLLYGVGGARLALSVSIALVVLAALCVLATKPLPPAPEDPLPKAPPAAEGALAKVFAGLVYVFRERAILGTISLDLFAVLLGGAVALMPMFAQKLGTGPLGLGLLRSAPAVGATATALFLGVRPLRRFAGRRMLVAVAVFGLATIGFGLSKSFALSLLCLVVLGAADMVSVVVRRTLLQVRVPDAMRGRVYAVGDVFVGASNELGELESGLTAHWLGAETAVVVGGIGTLLVVLAWAIFFPDLRRIDRLTEGDGDGD, encoded by the coding sequence ATGATCCTACCTCCTCGTAACTATTCGATTTATTTGCTGTCTCGCGCCGCGGGCATCTTGGGCTACCAGGTGCTCTCGGTGGTGATCGGGTGGCACGTGTACGCGCTCACCGGGCGCGCGCTCGACCTCGGGTACGTGGGCCTCGCGCAGTTCGTGCCCGCGTTCGCGCTGTCGCTCGTGACGGGGCAGGTGGTCGACAGGTTCGATCGCCGGGCCATCGTGGTCGTGTGCCTCGTGGTCGAGGCGCTCACCTCGGCGCTCCTCCTCGCGGCGATCGGGAGCGGGGGGACGCACGGCCTCCGCACCGTGTACGGCCTCCTCGTCGTCTTCGGGACGGCGCGTGCGTTCGCGGGGCCGGCGTCGCAAGCGCTCGCCCCGAACCTCGTGCCACGCGCGCTCGTGCCGCGCGCCGTCGCGTGGTCGTCCACCGTGTGGCAGCTCTCGACCATCGGTGGCCCGGCGCTCGGTGGTCTCCTCTATGGCGTCGGGGGCGCGCGCCTCGCGCTGTCGGTGTCGATCGCGCTCGTGGTGCTCGCGGCGCTCTGCGTGCTCGCGACGAAGCCCCTGCCGCCTGCGCCCGAGGACCCTCTTCCCAAGGCGCCGCCCGCCGCCGAGGGAGCGCTCGCGAAGGTGTTCGCCGGGCTCGTGTACGTGTTCCGCGAGCGCGCGATCTTGGGCACGATCTCGCTCGACCTCTTCGCCGTCCTGCTCGGTGGCGCCGTGGCGCTCATGCCGATGTTCGCGCAGAAGCTCGGCACGGGGCCCTTGGGCCTCGGCCTCTTGCGAAGCGCGCCGGCCGTCGGCGCCACGGCGACGGCGCTCTTTCTCGGGGTCCGCCCCCTCCGAAGGTTCGCGGGGCGTCGCATGCTGGTGGCCGTGGCGGTGTTCGGGCTCGCCACGATCGGTTTTGGCCTGTCGAAGAGCTTCGCCCTCTCGCTCCTCTGCCTCGTCGTGCTCGGCGCGGCCGACATGGTGAGCGTGGTCGTGCGGCGCACGCTGCTCCAGGTGCGCGTGCCGGACGCGATGCGCGGCCGCGTCTACGCCGTGGGAGACGTGTTCGTCGGCGCGTCGAATGAGCTCGGCGAGCTCGAGTCGGGTCTCACGGCGCACTGGCTCGGCGCCGAGACGGCCGTGGTGGTCGGAGGCATCGGCACGCTGCTCGTGGTGCTCGCGTGGGCGATCTTCTTCCCCGACCTGCGGCGCATCGATCGCCTCACCGAGGGGGACGGCGACGGCGACTGA
- a CDS encoding potassium transporter Kup, translating into MSSEAPPVPETDETPGASELPSPAKGERNDPPSSPPPSLPPPSEHGHAPHGSVGALVLGALGIVFGDIGTSPLYTLAECTHGPHAVPPTHDNVLGVLSLVFWALMLVVTVKYLVFIMRADNRGEGGILALLALLPERIRAPKERPITWLAVLVIAGAALLYGDGMITPAISVLSAVEGLKTVSPAFTPYVIPITVVILVALFSIQSRGTSTVGVLFGPVMATWFLTIGGLGLYHASKNPAVLAALNPAHAVGFFAHHGKHGFLVLGSVVLAVTGGEALYADMGHFGKKPIRIAWVAMVLPCLVLAYFGQGAILLARPEAADAPFFAMSPGGRYTVALVVLATMATVIASQALISGAFSLTQQAISLGYFPRVTVKHTSKDAEGQIYVPEINWLLMVACIVLVLAFRESSRLAAAYGIAVTGTMAITSVAFFTVMRENWKWPLPVASAVLVFFLAFDLPFFGANALKFLDGGWVPVVIAAAFLVVMITWRRGRFFLGRIIAKKGKSTEAFLASLPGLQRKKGCGVFMGATPTGVPTVLAIHATRLGVLEEELVLVAVNITRDPYVENKDRVTVEELGPGVYRVNLRFGFMDQPKVPPALALAKKRHGLRVDIENATYFLGRESFVASSAGDMGATAESFFALLSRNARPATAYFELPTDRVVELGTLVDL; encoded by the coding sequence ATGTCCTCCGAAGCGCCCCCCGTGCCCGAGACCGACGAAACGCCGGGAGCCAGCGAGCTCCCGTCCCCCGCCAAAGGGGAACGGAACGATCCTCCTTCCTCTCCGCCACCGTCGCTCCCGCCGCCGTCCGAGCACGGTCACGCCCCGCACGGGAGCGTCGGCGCCCTCGTGCTCGGCGCGCTCGGCATCGTCTTCGGAGACATCGGGACGAGCCCGCTCTATACGCTTGCAGAGTGCACGCATGGCCCGCACGCCGTGCCGCCCACGCACGACAACGTGCTCGGGGTGCTCTCGCTCGTGTTCTGGGCCCTCATGCTCGTCGTCACGGTGAAGTACCTCGTCTTCATCATGCGGGCCGACAACCGCGGCGAGGGCGGCATTTTGGCGCTCCTCGCCCTCCTCCCCGAGCGCATTCGTGCCCCGAAGGAGAGGCCCATCACCTGGCTCGCGGTGCTCGTCATCGCGGGCGCCGCGCTCCTCTACGGCGATGGCATGATCACCCCCGCCATCTCCGTGCTCTCGGCCGTCGAGGGGCTGAAGACGGTGTCGCCCGCGTTCACGCCGTACGTGATCCCCATCACCGTCGTCATCCTCGTCGCGCTCTTCTCCATCCAGAGCCGCGGCACGAGCACCGTGGGGGTGCTCTTCGGGCCCGTCATGGCCACGTGGTTTCTCACGATCGGGGGCCTCGGGCTCTACCACGCGTCGAAGAACCCCGCCGTGCTCGCCGCGCTGAACCCGGCGCACGCGGTCGGCTTCTTCGCGCACCACGGCAAACACGGCTTCCTCGTGCTCGGGTCGGTCGTGCTCGCGGTCACGGGCGGCGAGGCGCTCTACGCCGACATGGGCCACTTCGGAAAAAAGCCCATTCGTATCGCGTGGGTAGCCATGGTGCTCCCGTGCCTCGTCCTGGCGTACTTCGGGCAGGGGGCCATCTTGCTCGCGCGCCCCGAGGCGGCCGACGCGCCCTTCTTCGCCATGTCCCCCGGGGGCCGGTACACGGTCGCGCTCGTCGTGCTCGCGACCATGGCGACGGTCATCGCTTCTCAGGCGCTCATCTCGGGCGCGTTCTCGCTCACGCAGCAGGCGATAAGCCTCGGGTACTTCCCGCGCGTCACCGTGAAGCACACCTCGAAGGACGCCGAGGGCCAGATCTACGTCCCCGAGATCAACTGGCTCCTCATGGTCGCGTGCATCGTGCTCGTGCTCGCGTTCCGAGAGTCGAGCCGGCTCGCCGCGGCGTACGGCATCGCCGTCACGGGCACCATGGCCATCACGAGCGTCGCGTTCTTCACGGTCATGCGCGAAAACTGGAAGTGGCCGCTCCCCGTCGCGAGCGCCGTGCTCGTCTTCTTCCTCGCGTTCGATCTGCCGTTCTTCGGGGCGAACGCGCTCAAATTCCTCGACGGCGGGTGGGTGCCCGTGGTCATCGCCGCGGCCTTCCTCGTCGTGATGATCACGTGGCGCCGCGGCCGGTTCTTCTTGGGCCGCATCATCGCGAAGAAGGGAAAGTCGACCGAGGCGTTCCTCGCGAGCCTGCCCGGCCTCCAACGAAAGAAGGGCTGCGGCGTGTTCATGGGCGCCACCCCCACGGGCGTGCCCACCGTGCTCGCGATCCACGCGACGCGCCTCGGCGTGCTCGAAGAGGAGCTCGTGCTCGTCGCGGTCAACATCACGCGTGATCCGTACGTCGAGAACAAGGACCGCGTCACCGTCGAGGAGCTCGGCCCGGGTGTCTACCGCGTGAACCTCCGCTTCGGCTTCATGGACCAGCCCAAGGTCCCGCCCGCGCTCGCCCTCGCGAAGAAGCGCCACGGCCTCCGCGTCGACATCGAGAACGCGACCTACTTCCTCGGGCGCGAGTCGTTCGTCGCCTCCTCGGCGGGAGACATGGGCGCCACGGCCGAGTCCTTCTTCGCGCTGCTCTCGCGGAACGCCCGCCCGGCCACGGCCTACTTCGAGCTCCCCACCGATCGTGTCGTCGAGCTCGGGACGTTGGTCGACCTGTAA
- a CDS encoding alpha/beta fold hydrolase: protein MPKTTSEPSLHYERVGESGPAVLLVMGLGMQGKVWEPQVRELSRDHRVAIFDNRGIGKSAALVGFPTMGDLAGDALRVADACGFDTFHLVGVSLGGMIAQELALREKGRVASLTLIATHPGGPLGLVPRLSGVVAFVRSLVGPREGRLEAMKALLYPEEFLATVDPARLDARMKLQLGERAAPRTLLGQLGAVARHDTRAKLHAIDAPTLVVRPDRDILVRPSHSNRLARGIRRAKLHAVPDAGHGVIFQGADEVSHAIRLHVAEAEAGAS from the coding sequence GTGCCGAAGACGACGAGCGAGCCCTCCCTGCACTACGAACGCGTCGGCGAGAGCGGCCCGGCCGTGCTCCTCGTCATGGGCCTCGGCATGCAGGGGAAGGTGTGGGAGCCCCAGGTCCGTGAGCTCTCGCGCGACCACAGGGTGGCCATCTTCGACAACCGCGGCATCGGCAAGAGCGCCGCGCTCGTGGGGTTTCCCACGATGGGAGACCTCGCGGGCGACGCGCTCCGGGTGGCCGACGCGTGCGGCTTCGACACGTTCCATCTCGTGGGCGTGAGCCTCGGGGGCATGATCGCGCAGGAGCTCGCGCTCCGTGAGAAGGGGCGCGTCGCGTCGCTCACGCTCATCGCGACGCACCCTGGTGGGCCGCTCGGGCTCGTGCCGAGGCTCTCCGGTGTCGTCGCGTTCGTGCGCTCGCTCGTCGGGCCGCGGGAAGGGCGCCTCGAGGCCATGAAGGCGCTGCTCTACCCCGAGGAGTTCTTGGCCACGGTCGATCCGGCGCGCCTCGACGCGCGCATGAAGCTCCAGCTCGGCGAGCGCGCGGCACCTCGCACGCTGCTCGGCCAGCTCGGCGCGGTGGCTCGCCACGACACCCGCGCGAAGCTCCACGCGATCGACGCGCCGACCCTCGTCGTCCGCCCCGATCGCGACATCCTCGTTCGCCCTTCGCACTCGAACCGCCTCGCCCGGGGCATTCGTCGCGCGAAGCTCCACGCCGTCCCCGACGCGGGCCACGGTGTCATCTTCCAGGGCGCCGACGAGGTCTCTCACGCGATCCGCCTGCACGTGGCCGAGGCCGAGGCGGGCGCCTCGTGA
- a CDS encoding fatty acid desaturase, whose amino-acid sequence MSTTTNPQAPTRTEKELIAASRPYASESKAQSWTAVLVTLVVLVGFWSGAALAPHWALRLVFGILAGLTIVRMFILYHDYMHGAILRGSALAKALFYVYGVVVMTPPRVWRDTHNYHHANTAKIIGSHVGSYMMVTTGMWAKMSSRERFMYKAVRHPLTILFGYFTVFMLGMCVSPFVRAPKKNWDSAVSLLLNWTVTALVVWKLGVLAFVLGYFVPLAVAMASGAYLFYAQHNFPEMNVQPRHEWTYARAALESSSYMKMGPVMNWFTGNIGYHHVHHLNQQIPFYRLPEAMGSIPELQNPPTTTLRLSDVVACFKLKLWDPDSGKMVGYPEA is encoded by the coding sequence ATGTCCACGACGACGAATCCTCAGGCCCCTACGCGAACCGAAAAAGAGCTCATCGCCGCCTCGCGCCCCTACGCGAGCGAGTCGAAGGCCCAGAGCTGGACGGCCGTCCTCGTGACGCTCGTCGTGCTCGTGGGCTTCTGGTCCGGCGCGGCGCTCGCGCCTCACTGGGCGCTGCGCCTCGTGTTCGGCATCTTGGCCGGGCTCACGATCGTGCGGATGTTCATCCTCTACCATGACTACATGCACGGCGCGATCCTCCGCGGCTCGGCGCTCGCGAAGGCGCTCTTCTACGTGTACGGCGTCGTGGTGATGACGCCTCCGCGGGTCTGGCGCGACACGCACAACTACCACCACGCGAACACGGCGAAGATCATCGGCTCGCACGTGGGCTCGTACATGATGGTGACCACGGGCATGTGGGCCAAAATGAGCTCGCGCGAGCGCTTCATGTACAAGGCGGTGCGGCACCCGCTCACGATCCTCTTCGGGTACTTCACGGTGTTCATGCTCGGCATGTGCGTGTCGCCGTTCGTGCGCGCGCCGAAGAAAAACTGGGACTCGGCGGTCTCGCTGCTCCTCAACTGGACGGTGACCGCGCTCGTCGTGTGGAAGCTCGGCGTGCTCGCGTTCGTGCTGGGATACTTCGTGCCGCTCGCGGTGGCCATGGCCTCGGGCGCGTACCTCTTCTACGCGCAGCACAACTTCCCCGAGATGAACGTGCAGCCCCGCCACGAGTGGACGTACGCCCGCGCGGCGCTCGAGTCGTCGAGCTACATGAAGATGGGCCCCGTGATGAACTGGTTCACGGGCAACATCGGCTACCACCACGTCCACCACCTGAACCAGCAGATCCCGTTCTACCGCCTGCCCGAGGCCATGGGCTCGATCCCCGAGCTCCAGAACCCGCCCACGACGACGCTTCGTCTGTCGGACGTGGTCGCGTGTTTCAAGCTGAAGCTCTGGGACCCCGACAGCGGCAAGATGGTCGGCTACCCCGAGGCCTGA
- a CDS encoding acyl-CoA desaturase, translating into MNAPSALPQKPTYSLVKSGPFLLVHLVALVGLVLMPFSWKGLALAVGFYYLRMFGVTAGYHRYFSHRTFRTSRVFQFLLAWLAETSTQKGVLWWAAHHRHHHKTSDKPGDVHSMARDGFFWSHVGWILADTHDKTDEKRISDLTRYPELRWLDRFYLVPVVTLCVALFVAGGWKALFWGYFVSTVMRWHGTFTITSLCHYLGKPRYRTGDESKNSLVLAIVTMGEGWHNNHHYYPRSTAQGFFWWEIDATYAILKLMSFVGIVWDLHVPSDEVRKKNLLATPTPEPHVTPHPLVAEASLSDAE; encoded by the coding sequence ATGAACGCGCCGAGCGCCCTGCCCCAAAAGCCCACGTACTCGCTCGTGAAGAGCGGCCCCTTCCTGCTCGTGCACCTCGTGGCGCTCGTCGGGCTCGTGCTCATGCCCTTCTCGTGGAAGGGGCTCGCGCTCGCCGTGGGCTTCTACTACCTGCGCATGTTCGGCGTGACGGCGGGCTACCACCGGTACTTCTCTCACCGCACGTTCCGCACGAGCCGCGTCTTCCAGTTTTTACTCGCGTGGCTCGCCGAGACGAGCACGCAGAAGGGCGTTTTGTGGTGGGCCGCGCACCACCGGCACCACCACAAGACGAGCGACAAGCCGGGCGACGTGCACAGCATGGCGCGCGACGGCTTCTTCTGGTCGCACGTCGGCTGGATCTTGGCCGACACCCACGACAAGACGGACGAGAAGCGCATCTCCGATCTCACGCGCTACCCCGAGCTTCGTTGGCTCGACAGGTTCTACCTCGTGCCCGTCGTGACCTTGTGCGTGGCGCTCTTCGTCGCCGGCGGCTGGAAAGCGCTCTTCTGGGGCTACTTCGTGTCGACCGTCATGCGCTGGCACGGCACCTTCACGATCACCTCGCTCTGCCACTATCTCGGGAAGCCGCGCTACCGCACGGGGGACGAGAGCAAGAACAGCCTCGTCCTCGCGATCGTGACCATGGGCGAGGGCTGGCACAACAATCACCACTACTACCCGCGCTCCACGGCGCAGGGCTTCTTCTGGTGGGAGATCGACGCGACGTACGCCATCTTGAAGCTCATGTCGTTCGTGGGCATCGTCTGGGACCTTCACGTGCCGAGCGACGAGGTGCGCAAGAAGAACCTGCTCGCGACCCCCACCCCGGAGCCGCACGTGACACCTCACCCGCTCGTGGCCGAAGCGAGCCTCTCCGACGCCGAATAG
- a CDS encoding DUF1345 domain-containing protein, protein MSAGGARRSFVDPRRASGRLLVATAFGLACAAGVPGPCPFHLRGLVFWDTGSFVLLALAWNVIFRSTPELTKARAEEEDPGRNMVWVIAVASSLFSLFAGVVVLRNAHAGPGGSTVWTVLALAAVGLSWSLVHTSYTLRYARLFYRKAHPEGGLVYPGTARPSDIDFAYFAFGIGMTFQTGDVQVTASRVRRTVMFHALISFVLNTVIVALALNVMVAFLAR, encoded by the coding sequence ATGAGCGCGGGGGGGGCGCGGCGCTCCTTCGTCGACCCGCGGAGGGCCTCGGGGAGGCTCCTCGTCGCCACGGCGTTCGGCCTCGCGTGCGCGGCGGGCGTGCCGGGTCCGTGCCCCTTTCACCTCCGTGGGCTCGTGTTCTGGGACACGGGCTCTTTCGTGCTCCTCGCGCTCGCGTGGAACGTCATCTTCCGCTCGACGCCGGAGCTCACCAAGGCGCGCGCCGAAGAAGAGGACCCGGGCCGCAACATGGTGTGGGTCATCGCGGTCGCGTCGAGCCTCTTCTCGCTCTTCGCGGGCGTCGTGGTGCTTCGAAATGCGCACGCAGGGCCCGGCGGCTCCACCGTGTGGACGGTGCTCGCGCTCGCGGCCGTGGGGCTCTCGTGGTCGCTCGTGCACACGTCGTACACGCTCCGGTACGCGCGCCTCTTCTACCGAAAGGCGCACCCCGAAGGGGGCCTCGTGTACCCGGGCACGGCGCGCCCCTCGGACATCGACTTCGCGTACTTCGCGTTCGGGATCGGCATGACCTTCCAGACGGGCGACGTGCAGGTCACGGCGTCGCGCGTGAGGCGCACGGTCATGTTCCACGCGCTCATCTCGTTCGTGCTGAACACCGTGATCGTGGCGCTCGCGCTCAACGTGATGGTGGCGTTCCTCGCGCGGTGA
- the serA gene encoding phosphoglycerate dehydrogenase: protein MSNPVQGREEIRALLLENIHPSSHDVFRSEGIVVETVSSALKEDELVARLPGVQLLGIRSKTKVTPKVLDSAKDLIAIGAFCIGTNQIALSHAARAGVPVFNAPFSNTRSVAELVISEVIALARQLFDRSREVHEGKWRKVATSCYEVRGKTLGIVGYGHIGSQVGVLAESLGMRVITYDIRATLPMGNTKATETLSNLLRASDFVTLHVPETPQTKNLIGESELALMRRGSYLLNLSRGTVVDIPALASALRSGHLAGAAIDVYPHEPEGNVDDFQTELRGLGNVILTPHVGGSTEEAQESIGREVGSALSRFARHGSTMGTVNFPPVDVAPLRDGHRLLNVHRNVPGVLRDINRIVSDRNANIRAQVLSTDTDVGYLVMDLDDRVAFDLKNDISALSTSIKTRVLT, encoded by the coding sequence ATGTCGAACCCGGTCCAAGGCCGTGAGGAGATCCGCGCCCTCCTCCTCGAGAACATCCACCCGAGCTCGCACGACGTCTTCCGCTCCGAGGGCATCGTGGTCGAGACGGTGTCGTCCGCGTTGAAAGAAGACGAGCTCGTCGCGCGGCTCCCGGGCGTGCAGCTCCTCGGCATCCGCTCGAAGACCAAGGTGACCCCGAAGGTGCTCGACTCCGCGAAGGACCTCATCGCCATCGGCGCCTTCTGCATCGGGACGAACCAGATCGCGCTCTCGCACGCGGCGCGCGCCGGGGTGCCCGTGTTCAACGCGCCCTTCAGCAACACCCGGAGCGTGGCCGAGCTCGTCATCTCCGAGGTCATCGCGCTCGCGCGTCAGCTCTTCGATCGCTCGCGCGAGGTGCACGAGGGCAAGTGGCGCAAGGTCGCGACGAGCTGCTACGAGGTGCGCGGCAAGACGCTCGGCATCGTCGGCTACGGGCACATCGGCTCGCAGGTCGGCGTGCTCGCCGAGTCGCTCGGCATGCGTGTCATCACGTACGACATCCGCGCGACGCTCCCCATGGGGAACACCAAGGCGACCGAGACGCTCTCGAACCTGCTCCGCGCGTCCGATTTCGTCACGCTGCACGTCCCCGAGACGCCGCAAACGAAGAACCTTATCGGCGAGAGCGAGCTCGCCCTCATGCGCCGTGGGAGCTACCTGCTCAACCTGAGCCGCGGCACCGTCGTCGACATCCCGGCGCTCGCGTCGGCGCTGCGCTCGGGGCACCTCGCCGGCGCCGCGATCGACGTCTACCCGCACGAGCCCGAGGGCAACGTCGACGATTTCCAGACCGAGCTCCGCGGCCTCGGCAACGTGATCCTCACGCCCCACGTGGGCGGTTCGACCGAAGAGGCGCAAGAGTCGATCGGCCGCGAGGTGGGCTCGGCGCTCTCTCGCTTCGCTCGCCACGGCAGCACCATGGGCACGGTCAACTTCCCCCCGGTCGACGTCGCTCCCCTCCGGGATGGCCACCGCCTGCTCAACGTGCACCGCAACGTGCCCGGCGTGCTCCGCGACATCAACCGCATCGTCTCCGATCGAAACGCCAACATTCGCGCCCAGGTCCTCTCGACCGACACGGACGTCGGCTACCTCGTCATGGACCTCGACGATCGCGTCGCGTTCGATCTGAAGAACGACATCTCGGCGCTCTCGACGAGCATCAAGACGCGCGTGCTCACGTGA